In one Sphingomonas hankookensis genomic region, the following are encoded:
- a CDS encoding glycosyltransferase family 4 protein — protein sequence MVSPLRIAQIAPVIYPTPPRGTGGTERVVSDLTEALMAMGHDVTLIAPSDSVTTARHLSAHPSLSALEAYHGPVAPGVPAALEAAQLGLLAQHLTEFDIVHCHGEFAHAAVLGDRIGRSLTTVHWRLDELDRKLFFHSFPELPVAAISQAQARDLPRANRAGVVHHGIPADRFVAGPGGEGVVFIGRMTDQKRPDVAIRVARAAGRPIRLAGGIDVGNPRYFEERVAPLLGDDAIHVGEVDDRAKQALLGEAAALLFPIDWPEPFGLVMIEAMACGTPVIAWDRGSVREVVEPGVTGFIVKTEEEAVAALAKIDTIDRARVRARFEERFTATRMAEDYVTLYRQRIALASGAGA from the coding sequence ATGGTATCCCCGCTTCGCATCGCGCAGATCGCCCCGGTCATCTACCCCACGCCGCCGCGCGGTACCGGGGGCACCGAACGGGTCGTGTCCGACCTGACCGAGGCGCTGATGGCGATGGGCCATGACGTGACGCTGATCGCGCCCAGCGACAGCGTGACCACCGCGCGGCACCTGTCGGCGCATCCCAGCCTGTCGGCGCTGGAGGCGTATCACGGCCCGGTCGCACCGGGCGTTCCTGCCGCGCTGGAGGCGGCGCAGCTGGGGCTGCTGGCGCAACATCTGACCGAGTTCGACATCGTTCATTGCCATGGCGAATTCGCCCATGCCGCGGTGCTGGGCGACCGGATCGGGCGCAGCCTGACGACAGTGCACTGGCGGCTCGACGAGCTGGACCGCAAGTTATTCTTCCACAGCTTTCCCGAATTGCCGGTCGCGGCGATCTCGCAGGCGCAGGCCCGTGACCTGCCGCGCGCCAATCGGGCGGGCGTCGTGCATCACGGCATTCCGGCCGACCGGTTCGTGGCCGGACCGGGCGGGGAAGGCGTCGTTTTCATCGGCCGGATGACCGATCAGAAGCGGCCCGACGTCGCGATCCGCGTGGCCCGCGCCGCCGGGCGGCCGATCCGGCTGGCAGGCGGGATCGATGTCGGCAATCCACGTTATTTCGAGGAGCGGGTCGCGCCGCTGCTGGGCGACGATGCGATCCATGTCGGTGAGGTCGACGACCGCGCGAAACAGGCGCTGCTGGGCGAGGCGGCGGCGCTGCTCTTCCCGATCGACTGGCCCGAACCGTTCGGGCTGGTGATGATCGAGGCGATGGCCTGCGGGACGCCGGTGATCGCGTGGGATCGCGGCAGCGTGCGCGAGGTGGTCGAGCCAGGCGTGACCGGCTTCATCGTGAAGACGGAGGAAGAGGCGGTCGCCGCGCTGGCGAAGATCGACACGATCGACCGGGCGCGGGTGCGCGCACGGTTCGAGGAACGCTTCACCGCGACACGCATGGCGGAGGATTATGTGACGCTCTACCGGCAACGGATCGCCCTCGCATCGGGAGCGGGCGCATGA